Part of the Mixophyes fleayi isolate aMixFle1 chromosome 12, aMixFle1.hap1, whole genome shotgun sequence genome is shown below.
tgagagtAGAGACAGGCATATAGACAGCTGTGCACAAGTGACTCGAGTCACTTGAGAGATGTTGGGTCTTGAGATGGTTTCTTTATGATTGGTGAGATGATTGTGTGTTTACAGGAGGATGGGAATGTTACAGAGGAGAGAATGATGTTGAGGAGGTGAGCTACAGGTGTACATACAGGTGGGAGAAGAAGCAGAGTTCTTGAGAGGGAACAGAGTAAACGGGCAGGTTGTAGGGCAAGATGATAAAGTTGAGTACACAGACATTGTCCTCAGTTACTGGGGAAAATAAATAAGGGATTTATTGGTGGGAAATATGAGAGAATTGCTGGGCTTGCAGGAAATGATGAAATATCTTGTCCAATTGTGTTGATTTTGTATTTGAAGTAGGTAACAAAATTGTGGTACTATTGATGATAAATTCACTGGGAAAGACCAAAGTGAGAAAAGTACTGTGGACAGGGAGGTTGTCAATGGGTAAGCAGAATTCACCTGAATTCATTCACATTATAGAAAACAGGTGAATCAGGCACCAAACTTTGCAAAGAATTGGTAACATCAACCTGGGgttgataaatgacagcaacacaaaggaaAAATAATAGATAGATGAtttggacttcaaaggaagaaaacAAGAGAGCGGGTTCTGGGAGGTTGACTCGGAATGTACAGCATTATAATGTAGGGTGCCCACTCTGTTACCTTGTCTGTCtctgggtctgggagtgtggttGAAGGCGAGTCCCCCATCCGAGAAGGCTCCAGGGGATGTACTGCCAAAGGAAGAAtgccaggtttctgtaatgacAGAAGGAGGTTGAGAAATTGTGAAATTAATTAGTGCTCTTAGCTGCTTCAGACAATTTTTTGTGAAGTTGACCATTTAATGTGTTAAAATATTACAATCAGAAAATTGTCCAGAAAAAGAAAGGAACACAACAGATTGCTGATGCatgatcagtcatttataaaaggaaaaaaatcagaaaaaaagtgTTCACAACAACCATCAACGTTAATAAACGTAATAATGAAATTCAGCAACTGTCATCAAAATTCCATTCCAGTGAAAGAGAACATCTCTTAACAATCCCCCCAAATCTATTCTCATATTAATGATGCAAAAGGTTTTTTTGAACCATAAGGTGAAAAGCAGCCCACCTTCATAGGGACAGAAAATCGCGTAAACATACCCTAATTTTTCTATAGTACTTTTACCAGATTATAATCCCCTGGAAAATTGATGGAAGAAGCTTGATGAGTGCCCAGAATTATCAAATGTTTCTTACCTATGTTCTACTGATTTGTCTGAATGTGTGTTTGGTGCTGCTAGTGGGATTGTATTAGAAAGTACAGCCAGTAGTCCACCAAGAATGTGGAACTGAATCAACAAAGAAAATCACCTGAATTTACCATCCTCCCGCACAAGATTCACATGAACAATGAGAGCGCTACGTATAATATTTATTGTACCATGATCAGGGGCTGGCTCGGCTGGGGGACAGGGGTCTTCTgtccccgggccagtcccatagtgggctgccttgggctggatcactgggctaccggcatgtttttcctttgaaatgttcctaaGCAGCTGCTGAGCCCAGTGTTGTTCCCCGGGCTAACATGTGAATCAATGGACATAGTACTTGTGATTTTGTTGAGCGGACGTACGGTGAACCTGGCTGATAATTTGCTCCAGCTCCAGGGGCCTTTAGGTTCATTAATCCTTTATATAGCTGTCCTATGCTACTTTTATATTGTATTTCCATCTGAATTGGCACAAACAATTGAGTGATTGCGCAAAATTAAATATACACAAAGTAACCACATTGTCACTCACTTTGTACCAGGAGATGTAAATCTGGGCTGTTTTTCTGAACGTTACCATCCGTGGTTTGTACAGAACATTTATAGTTTCCTGTGTGCTCTTCTTCAGTGTGAAGGATAACGTAATTGCTGTCAGTAGTAGCCCCCTGTATAGTCTGTGAGTCTTTGTAGAAGGTATATAAGAGACGGTTTCCTGTATTAGCAGTAGTCACACATTGTAGTCTCACTTCTGCTCCTTCTGTGACCGTTTTCGCTGGGATCATTCGTATCTCTGGTGATTTGAATAACTCTAGAAcatatttttcaaaaatgttaGAATGATGTATTACTCTAAGTCAGGAATGGTCAACCTGCatctctccaggtgctgtgaaactgcaagtcccagcttGTCCTGCAACCGGCTAGCTATCttcagcaaagcatgctggggtttgtagtttcacagctcctggagagccacagattggtcaGGTCTGCTCTAAGTGATAAGATTCCTGGGACATACACTTATTTCTACACCTTGTTTTACAAATCGTGCCCAAAAGCATAAAgggcattttattattatttgaaaagGAGATAGCGTCACCATTAGTTTGATGTGATAAATGAAGCCACATATTGTCTATTTTACATGTCAGTTCATGACAAGTGCTTAATTGGTTATTGCTTACACAATAGAATACAAGCAAAAGTGATCATAATGCGGCAAGTTCCATTTACCATGACAATagcaatatataataacaatactaCATATAGAGTTGGAAAGGAGCATCACCTCATAGTTGATTTTAACTACAAGGAAGATTTAATTTGTGCTCAACAGCAAATAAGCTTAGGTCTCAGAATTGCACACTATTGTATCTATGCCACAAATCTGTTATCAAATCTAGTGGCACAGTATGTTAGAGGGTCACTGGGTCAGACAAGAGATAAGAAGGGAGAGCCAGGAACTAATGTTAATTAAATTGCATAATAATATTGTTACACTATTACACTCACCTCTTATTTGAATAAATAACTTGTCACTTATCTTCCTCAGGCTCCCGGTGGAAGTTCCTACTTCACAGGTATAATTCCCAGAATCCTCCAGCTGAGCTGACGGAACTCTGTATGTATCAGAGAAACTGAATTCCTGAACATTCCGTCCATCTTTGTAGAATGCATACTGCAGTCCTGTGGTCTGTCTGGGTGGAGCGAGCGTTGTGTCACATGTCAGCATCAGGTCATCTCCTTCCATCACTAGAGAGCGGACCAATTTTATTGCGGGAACTGAGAACAGCTCTAGGAAGAATAATAAATAAGCCTTAACTATCATTAAACACATGAAAGGCTGACTTTTATTTAAAGTGTTTTCTTGGAGCAGGGACACCGGGAGAgttcaaacaaatatatatataaaaattattcaaATAGATAGCTTGTGGAGGTCAGGAGAGTGTGATTTACTAGAGGCTAAGTAAAATATTTCCGATTGGTGTTTTAAAAATCAACATATGTGTGTAAATTTCTTATTTTAGGTAAAGCAAAGATTCTCCAATCTTTCATATTTTGGATCCTCAAATTCaattaaaataactaaatatttgCTATTAGTGGCCTTCTAAAGAGTCCCATTACACTCGCACTGTAACAGAATGACATCATAAATGGGAGTACAATGAATGCATAGTAAAACTTATTAATTTCAAACATTTGACCCATCTTTTTAAAGTAAGTCTAACCCCTATTAGTTAGTTTAATcagggatctttttttttttttttaccatgaacAGATACAAATGTCTCAGCAGTttctgttttataaaaaaaaacgttCCATCTTTCTCTTGTACATCTGTAATTCCCGGACGCTCTTCGAGTCACATTTTCTATATCAAGAATGAAATTTGTGGATGGTATTGGACTATTATCCTGATAAAATGATGAGTATTCTTTAAATTTGTCATTCCAACCATGACATCGTAATGTCAGTGTGTCTCCTTCATAAACATAAGGTGGTGCTTGAAGAATCAGCCACTCTGAAAGGAAATCAGAAACAGTTGTACAGGATTAATAAACGTAATGATTTATCTCTCGTCTAACACATATAAAAACATGTATCTGTGTAACTCACCTTTACTAACATCCAGCCTGACAGGATCACTTCTTTCACTATCTGTGGTCTCACATTGGTAATCTCCACTATGTTTCTCCTCAACATTACCAATTGTCAGTGCCTTGTGAGATGTAAATATTCCTTGATTGTTTCTGTACCACTTATAATCATGTTCTTTCCATCCGGTAACGTTGATATTACATGTTAATGTCACTGATCCTCTATATACTTTATTCCAGTTTGGAGCCAAGGACACCCAAGGTTTGAATGTAGCCTCTAAGAAAACAGCAACATTTCACAGGTAAATGATTGGGAACAGACAGATTAGCCAATAGAAAACCAGTGTAACATCATCTTAAATTATATACACAGCCAGATCACCAATATAACCCAATATTACGGGTGCACACAGGAAGGGGGGTTtatggtgcctggaaacccccctcccagcctgggggactgtatgcttgaggtggcttgcccagtttatatgatggggataggaattgcctgtgtatatgatggggataggaagagttggagagcagcccagcGCTGTctaaaactccacacagataaggtcatggtcaggattcgaactcatgaccccagttccgtaaggcagaagtgttaaccactgagccatcaacCAAAGCTCTACTGGCAGTTGGACATTCATAAAGTTCTTCTCCAAACCCAGGTGGCCCACAGGATGTTTGTAGTTGTAGCTCATCCTGAACACAATGTTAAGGAGGAGAATTTCATATTCTGCTCTGTCCATCATCACCGCCACATAAACCACACAGCCGACCCACAATCATGCTCTAT
Proteins encoded:
- the LOC142108389 gene encoding Fc receptor-like protein 2, which codes for MPTLLLFLVFISSFVDHSQATFKPWVSLAPNWNKVYRGSVTLTCNINVTGWKEHDYKWYRNNQGIFTSHKALTIGNVEEKHSGDYQCETTDSERSDPVRLDVSKEWLILQAPPYVYEGDTLTLRCHGWNDKFKEYSSFYQDNSPIPSTNFILDIENVTRRASGNYRCTRERWNVFFYKTETAETFVSVHELFSVPAIKLVRSLVMEGDDLMLTCDTTLAPPRQTTGLQYAFYKDGRNVQEFSFSDTYRVPSAQLEDSGNYTCEVGTSTGSLRKISDKLFIQIRELFKSPEIRMIPAKTVTEGAEVRLQCVTTANTGNRLLYTFYKDSQTIQGATTDSNYVILHTEEEHTGNYKCSVQTTDGNVQKNSPDLHLLVQKTGPTSLGSTSPGSFSDGGLSFDHAPRPSDRQVDVDQPQLTVIPDVVAVGDEIVLLCESTRGSLPIHYRFYHDGIFLGNITVQEKKPAELRLTIKSPTMSGPYYCDSHNYFSTQKQLSKTVNLLVMDPQSDFSLPMEEEEGSTVWPALGILLLIIIVTVVLLFMYRHKMAPLFTRCVQQQPNTDQTFVKARARVGQRPTNEDIDQSHSTNNDQEEYSNIPTMKPPIGEDICYAYIEINRTQEASATPTKRNDDHSVTYSAVKYSETSLETRASQETSNPTDLYQNFTVKEH